A region from the Lolium perenne isolate Kyuss_39 chromosome 4, Kyuss_2.0, whole genome shotgun sequence genome encodes:
- the LOC127293710 gene encoding uncharacterized protein isoform X1 → MGCFSSKPDDASAIRRRPASIGEVAVFVPGLRVPEPLELPPPPLTDSLPRRLTERLASSRGRIAAMAAREALAVTRPRRRAITQHGGSTSADLVQALEEYLPVVLGMTKDGSQLEDKIQYSWMNQEDDAEVCTASTLLSNHVYTFCIFFSNLSLWWQETALTSAWYEVLSVLHMMAMLRLSQANSLLLPKTSLEGYHTKVSEENKRASVEIFLKAAGHLECAMQHVLPRMSPEKRKGLPVDLSEGVLKATCMQALGQAIDVQLGLAIDSPKATLAVKRRLACEMVKCWQQAHESIADLPLLDGWGEKHRLFVKWKHMEAKAAAYYYHGLILDEGNSEKSHREAVAALQSAEEFLKESRAASEEFHAASPVSKSPVLWGSMKYLYDKIHKDSSCKVRINKDLYSNIDRTTHETAAPELPDFAVALKPEDYRLPRTDAASVND, encoded by the exons ATGGGGTGCTTCAGCTCCAAGCCGGATGACGCCAGTGCCATTAGGAGGCGACCGGCGAGCATCGGCGAGGTGGCCGTGTTTGTGCCCGGGTTGCGGGTCCCCGAGCCCTTGGAGCTGCCTCCGCCACCGCTCACCGACAGCCTGCCGAGGAGGCTCACCGAGCGTCTGGCGTCGTCGAGGGGCCGGATCGCGGCCATGGCCGCTCGCGAGGCGCTGGCCGTGACCAGGCCCCGGAGACGCGCCATCACACAGCATG GTGGCTCCACGTCAGCTGATCTTGTGCAGGCTCTGGAGGAGTACTTGCCAGTTGTTCTAGGAATGACAAAAGATG GGAGCCAGTTGGAAGATAAGATACAGTACTCATGGATGAACCAGGAAGATGATGCAGAGGTCTGCACTGCATCCACCCTACTATCCAATCATGTCTATACATTTTGCATTTTCTTCAGTAATCTGTCTTTGTGGTGGCAGGAAACGGCATTAACCAGTGCCTGGTACGAGGTGCTGTCAGTGCTGCACATGATGGCGATGTTGCGTTTATCGCAAGCAAATTCGCTGCTCCTTCCCAAGACATCACTCGAGGGGTACCACACCAAAGTATCTGAAG AGAACAAGCGAGCTTCAGTGGAGATATTCCTCAAGGCGGCCGGGCACCTAGAGTGCGCCATGCAGCATGTTCTTCCCAGGATGTCGCCTGAAAAGAG GAAAGGTCTTCCTGTGGACTTGTCTGAAGGTGTCCTGAAAGCTACCTGCATGCAAGCCCTTGGTCAG GCGATCGATGTTCAACTTGGGCTGGCGATCGACAGCCCAAAGGCCACCCTGGCAGTAAAAAGGAGGCTGGCATGTGAGATGGTCAAGTGCTGGCAGCAG GCACATGAAAGCATTGCGGACCTACCCCTGCTCGACGGCTGGGGCGAGAAGCACAGACTCTTCGTCAAGTGGAAGCACATGGAAGCAAAA GCCGCGGCGTACTACTACCATGGGCTGATCCTGGACGAGGGCAACAGCGAGAAGTCTCACCGGGAGGCCGTGGCGGCACTGCAGTCCGCGGAGGAGTTCCTGAAGGAGAGCCGAGCCGCCAGCGAGGAGTTCCATGCCGCATCCCCTGTTTCAAA GAGCCCAGTGTTGTGGGGATCGATGAAGTACCTATACGACAAGATCCACAAGGACTCCTCCTGCAAAGTCCGCATCAACAAGGACCTCTACAGCAACATCGACAGGACGACTCATGAGACGGCGGCGCCAGAGCTGCCGGACTTCGCAGTGGCTCTCAAGCCGGAGGACTATCGGCTTCCTCGCACAGACGCTGCTTCTGTAAATGACTAG
- the LOC127293710 gene encoding uncharacterized protein isoform X2, producing MGCFSSKPDDASAIRRRPASIGEVAVFVPGLRVPEPLELPPPPLTDSLPRRLTERLASSRGRIAAMAAREALAVTRPRRRAITQHGGSTSADLVQALEEYLPVVLGMTKDGSQLEDKIQYSWMNQEDDAEETALTSAWYEVLSVLHMMAMLRLSQANSLLLPKTSLEGYHTKVSEENKRASVEIFLKAAGHLECAMQHVLPRMSPEKRKGLPVDLSEGVLKATCMQALGQAIDVQLGLAIDSPKATLAVKRRLACEMVKCWQQAHESIADLPLLDGWGEKHRLFVKWKHMEAKAAAYYYHGLILDEGNSEKSHREAVAALQSAEEFLKESRAASEEFHAASPVSKSPVLWGSMKYLYDKIHKDSSCKVRINKDLYSNIDRTTHETAAPELPDFAVALKPEDYRLPRTDAASVND from the exons ATGGGGTGCTTCAGCTCCAAGCCGGATGACGCCAGTGCCATTAGGAGGCGACCGGCGAGCATCGGCGAGGTGGCCGTGTTTGTGCCCGGGTTGCGGGTCCCCGAGCCCTTGGAGCTGCCTCCGCCACCGCTCACCGACAGCCTGCCGAGGAGGCTCACCGAGCGTCTGGCGTCGTCGAGGGGCCGGATCGCGGCCATGGCCGCTCGCGAGGCGCTGGCCGTGACCAGGCCCCGGAGACGCGCCATCACACAGCATG GTGGCTCCACGTCAGCTGATCTTGTGCAGGCTCTGGAGGAGTACTTGCCAGTTGTTCTAGGAATGACAAAAGATG GGAGCCAGTTGGAAGATAAGATACAGTACTCATGGATGAACCAGGAAGATGATGCAGAG GAAACGGCATTAACCAGTGCCTGGTACGAGGTGCTGTCAGTGCTGCACATGATGGCGATGTTGCGTTTATCGCAAGCAAATTCGCTGCTCCTTCCCAAGACATCACTCGAGGGGTACCACACCAAAGTATCTGAAG AGAACAAGCGAGCTTCAGTGGAGATATTCCTCAAGGCGGCCGGGCACCTAGAGTGCGCCATGCAGCATGTTCTTCCCAGGATGTCGCCTGAAAAGAG GAAAGGTCTTCCTGTGGACTTGTCTGAAGGTGTCCTGAAAGCTACCTGCATGCAAGCCCTTGGTCAG GCGATCGATGTTCAACTTGGGCTGGCGATCGACAGCCCAAAGGCCACCCTGGCAGTAAAAAGGAGGCTGGCATGTGAGATGGTCAAGTGCTGGCAGCAG GCACATGAAAGCATTGCGGACCTACCCCTGCTCGACGGCTGGGGCGAGAAGCACAGACTCTTCGTCAAGTGGAAGCACATGGAAGCAAAA GCCGCGGCGTACTACTACCATGGGCTGATCCTGGACGAGGGCAACAGCGAGAAGTCTCACCGGGAGGCCGTGGCGGCACTGCAGTCCGCGGAGGAGTTCCTGAAGGAGAGCCGAGCCGCCAGCGAGGAGTTCCATGCCGCATCCCCTGTTTCAAA GAGCCCAGTGTTGTGGGGATCGATGAAGTACCTATACGACAAGATCCACAAGGACTCCTCCTGCAAAGTCCGCATCAACAAGGACCTCTACAGCAACATCGACAGGACGACTCATGAGACGGCGGCGCCAGAGCTGCCGGACTTCGCAGTGGCTCTCAAGCCGGAGGACTATCGGCTTCCTCGCACAGACGCTGCTTCTGTAAATGACTAG